A section of the Desulfobaccales bacterium genome encodes:
- a CDS encoding glycerophosphodiester phosphodiesterase family protein, with amino-acid sequence MYIMGHRGAAGLEPENTLRSIRRALELGVTAVEVDVHLSRDDRLVVIHDETVDRTTNGRGRVRDFTLAELKRLDAGKGERIPSLEEVAELVTPQAHLIVEVKAPEAGPVLTEFVRSHRLFERVHAISFWHPVVKAMKAAEPRLRTGVLLVGCPADPAGLARAALADALVLHYAYVTPELVAQAHAAGLLVFIWNIDDLETLKPYLTMSLDGIGTNRPDVVVGYVRSWRGEGQGA; translated from the coding sequence ATGTATATCATGGGACACCGGGGCGCGGCGGGTCTGGAGCCGGAAAACACGCTCAGGTCCATCCGCCGGGCTTTGGAGCTGGGGGTGACGGCGGTGGAGGTGGATGTGCACCTCTCCCGGGACGACCGCCTGGTGGTCATCCATGACGAAACCGTGGACCGCACCACCAACGGCCGCGGCCGGGTACGGGACTTCACCTTGGCGGAGCTTAAGCGTCTGGACGCCGGGAAAGGCGAGCGGATCCCCAGCCTGGAGGAGGTGGCCGAGCTGGTGACGCCCCAGGCCCACCTCATCGTGGAGGTGAAGGCCCCGGAGGCCGGCCCGGTGCTGACGGAATTCGTCCGCTCCCACCGGCTCTTCGAGCGGGTGCACGCCATCTCCTTCTGGCACCCGGTGGTCAAGGCCATGAAGGCGGCCGAGCCCCGCCTCAGGACCGGGGTGCTCCTGGTGGGCTGCCCGGCGGACCCCGCGGGGCTGGCCCGGGCCGCCCTGGCCGACGCTTTGGTGCTGCACTACGCCTACGTCACCCCGGAGCTGGTGGCCCAAGCCCACGCCGCCGGTCTCTTGGTGTTCATCTGGAACATCGACGACCTCGAGACTCTGAAACCCTACCTCACCATGTCCCTGGACGGCATCGGCACCAACCGCCCGGATGTGGTGGTGGGATATGTGAGGAGTTGGCGGGGAGAGGGCCAGGGAGCGTAG
- a CDS encoding DMT family transporter, whose translation MTSEGKVAGWFWLAMGAIFLWGAWGVLGKVAARSLPFQAVYAVGVLGHLATVVTVLLTTGGRLPWHPAGWAAALGAGLCTSVGLLCFYGALARGPAAVVVPLTSLYPVITVLLSRVLLQETLTLRHLAGIALAVAAGWLLSEG comes from the coding sequence ATGACCTCGGAGGGCAAGGTGGCAGGCTGGTTCTGGCTGGCTATGGGGGCCATTTTCCTGTGGGGGGCCTGGGGGGTGTTGGGGAAGGTGGCAGCCCGGAGCCTGCCCTTCCAGGCGGTGTATGCCGTGGGGGTGCTGGGGCATCTGGCCACGGTCGTGACGGTGCTGCTCACCACCGGCGGCCGCCTCCCCTGGCATCCGGCGGGCTGGGCTGCCGCCCTGGGGGCGGGTCTGTGCACCTCCGTGGGCCTGTTGTGCTTCTACGGCGCCCTGGCCCGGGGACCGGCGGCGGTGGTGGTGCCCCTGACCAGCCTCTACCCGGTGATCACCGTGCTTTTGAGCCGGGTCCTGTTGCAGGAGACCCTGACCCTCAGGCACCTGGCGGGCATCGCACTGGCGGTGGCGGCGGGCTGG